In Clostridium sp., one DNA window encodes the following:
- a CDS encoding calcium-translocating P-type ATPase, PMCA-type: MEVLKLINEREIESGLTQAEASRRLRKYGPNLLEKKKKVSPLKIFLSQFNDFITWVLIAATVTSGFMGEKADAVTIIIIIIMNATLGFAQEFKTEKSLEALKNMASPTSKVIRDGKIKIINAEELVIGDLIIVESGDKVPADCMLAEGSNIMMDESLLTGESTGVGKSCRKNENSIYMGTIVLTGNGKAIVTGTGMNTEMGKIAGMLQGIEKDTSPLKEKLNNLGKVLVVLCLVVCAIVTITGILRGEDKYEMFLLGVSLAVAAIPESLTAIVTVALALGVSRMLKRNALIRKLPAVETLGCTSIICSDKTGTLTENNMTVKAIYFNGRIYSVDKDIVPENVMLKKIFTYCNDCNFDVDKRNLSESVIGDPTEVALIKAYFTQGRELKNFLEKSRRLYDIPFDSDRKMMSVIVKEGSREIGYVKGAPERVIKRCKYILDRGQVRILTAAEKNKILKAIETMSLNALRCIAGAYKEKNLARGKSLEENLIFAGIAGIIDPPRKEARDAVLKCRMAGIKPVMITGDHKNTAFAIGKDLDICSSQDQVVTGEELDKLSDKQLSAAVEKKVIFARVTPKHKLRIVRAFKSKNKVVAMTGDGVNDAPAVKEADIGICMGISGTDVTKEASSMILLDDNFATIVSAVEEGRVIYDNIRKFIRYLLSCNLGEVLTMFLASAFNLAIPLLPIQILMVNLATDGLPAIALGVDPPEGDIMREKPRAKNESIFARGLTEKIVVRGALIGTCTVLSFAVGQYLGFGLKTARTMALATLVMSQLVHVFECRSEKHSIFEINLFTNMYLLGAISVSICMIMAICYFPFLQNVFHTSALSLAQWGIVVFFSGIIALINSLYLYFK; encoded by the coding sequence ATGGAGGTATTAAAGTTGATAAATGAGAGGGAAATTGAAAGTGGTTTAACTCAGGCTGAAGCATCGAGAAGACTAAGGAAGTACGGACCTAATTTACTGGAAAAAAAGAAAAAGGTATCACCTTTGAAAATATTTTTGTCCCAGTTCAATGATTTTATAACCTGGGTTTTGATTGCAGCTACAGTTACATCCGGGTTTATGGGAGAGAAGGCGGATGCCGTAACTATTATAATAATCATAATAATGAATGCAACGCTTGGCTTTGCCCAGGAATTCAAAACGGAGAAATCACTGGAGGCGCTCAAGAATATGGCTTCCCCCACGTCAAAAGTAATAAGGGACGGGAAAATAAAAATCATAAATGCAGAGGAACTCGTAATTGGAGATTTGATAATTGTTGAAAGCGGGGACAAAGTACCTGCTGATTGCATGCTGGCAGAAGGCAGCAATATTATGATGGATGAATCCCTTCTTACAGGCGAATCCACGGGAGTGGGCAAAAGCTGCAGAAAAAATGAAAATTCCATTTATATGGGAACCATAGTTCTCACGGGAAATGGAAAGGCAATAGTAACCGGAACAGGCATGAATACTGAGATGGGAAAAATAGCAGGTATGCTCCAGGGGATAGAAAAGGATACATCACCACTTAAGGAAAAGCTGAACAATCTTGGAAAGGTGCTCGTAGTGCTGTGCCTTGTAGTGTGTGCAATAGTAACCATTACTGGAATACTCAGGGGAGAGGACAAATATGAAATGTTTCTTCTCGGAGTCAGTCTTGCAGTGGCGGCCATTCCGGAAAGTCTTACGGCGATAGTTACGGTTGCACTTGCACTTGGAGTTTCCAGAATGCTCAAGAGAAATGCACTCATAAGGAAGCTGCCTGCAGTGGAGACACTCGGGTGCACCTCGATAATATGTAGCGACAAGACAGGAACTCTTACAGAAAACAACATGACTGTAAAGGCCATATATTTTAATGGCAGGATATACAGTGTGGACAAGGATATTGTACCTGAAAACGTGATGCTCAAGAAGATATTTACATATTGCAATGATTGTAATTTTGATGTGGACAAGAGGAATTTATCGGAGAGCGTGATCGGTGATCCAACGGAAGTTGCACTCATAAAGGCGTATTTCACACAGGGCAGGGAACTCAAAAATTTTCTGGAAAAATCCAGAAGACTATATGATATACCTTTTGACTCCGACAGGAAGATGATGTCTGTCATAGTCAAGGAAGGTTCCCGGGAAATAGGATATGTAAAAGGAGCTCCTGAAAGAGTAATAAAAAGGTGCAAGTATATACTTGACAGGGGACAGGTTAGAATTCTGACCGCTGCTGAAAAAAACAAAATACTTAAAGCAATAGAGACAATGTCACTCAATGCACTGAGATGCATAGCAGGTGCTTACAAGGAGAAAAATCTGGCAAGGGGAAAATCTCTTGAGGAAAATCTTATTTTTGCAGGAATTGCCGGAATTATTGATCCTCCCAGAAAAGAGGCGAGGGATGCAGTACTGAAATGCAGAATGGCTGGCATAAAGCCTGTTATGATAACGGGAGACCATAAAAACACTGCATTTGCAATAGGAAAGGATCTTGACATATGCAGCTCTCAGGATCAGGTAGTAACAGGCGAGGAACTGGATAAGCTGTCGGACAAACAGCTCTCGGCTGCAGTAGAAAAAAAGGTAATATTTGCAAGAGTCACTCCAAAGCACAAGCTCAGAATAGTAAGGGCATTCAAATCAAAGAATAAAGTCGTTGCCATGACAGGAGACGGAGTAAATGATGCACCTGCTGTAAAGGAAGCGGATATAGGAATATGCATGGGGATTTCTGGAACTGATGTTACAAAAGAAGCATCATCCATGATACTTCTCGACGATAATTTTGCGACCATAGTTTCTGCGGTAGAAGAAGGAAGAGTCATATATGACAATATAAGAAAATTTATAAGATATCTTCTGTCCTGCAATCTTGGAGAAGTTCTCACCATGTTCCTGGCTTCAGCTTTCAATCTGGCGATACCGCTTCTTCCAATACAAATACTCATGGTAAATCTTGCTACTGACGGTCTCCCTGCCATAGCTCTCGGGGTTGATCCTCCGGAAGGGGATATAATGAGAGAGAAGCCAAGGGCCAAAAATGAGAGCATATTCGCAAGAGGACTTACGGAAAAAATAGTTGTAAGAGGTGCACTGATCGGTACGTGTACAGTGCTCTCTTTTGCAGTAGGTCAGTATCTGGGGTTTGGACTGAAAACAGCCAGAACCATGGCGCTTGCAACACTTGTAATGTCACAGCTTGTTCATGTTTTTGAATGCAGATCGGAAAAACATTCAATATTTGAAATAAATTTGTTTACAAATATGTATCTTCTAGGTGCAATATCCGTATCCATCTGCATGATTATGGCAATATGTTATTTTCCATTTTTGCAGAATGTATTTCATACTTCCGCATTGAGTCTGGCACAGTGGGGTATAGTAGTCTTTTTCTCGGGTATAATTGCACTTATAAACAGTCTGTATCTTTATTTCAAGTAA
- a CDS encoding AAA family ATPase: MKRELKPEEIIYDFDMKDIDLESRIDDNIEYGDVYRKIKMAFNIDREGYNLYIVDDFSKDKLEDIENFIRDNIGDGKVQDICYVIYDDVKNPKALFLKSGYGRKLENMVKKIKTLYFKITFEFYNGSNKEKEFIVESINSKKSNLIDGLLNEAKKKNFTLKPTEDGFVFIPLKENGKVMSEEEYALLGLDEKQDIINNVGILKNSSQEILDNLKDMEMTETEKIKLIMDNYYNKMTSSIKKEYSEIFKGNESVLKFLDNMCSSIEKDIRKIYSINYEDDEKSIKNIIFKYSVNVLVDNSGREKPPVIYEEDPSVTSLMGNIEYENKDGNYVTDISLIRAGSILKANGGCLILTMSSLLNNQNSYYYLKKSLLSGQVKLDYKKGYLELLSLNGLNPQPIDIDEKVIIIGDYNTYNFLYNYDSDFKKVFRIRAEYNSILDIDDNIKMSFLKKIIQMCKNKNLKPVTDEGLREIAKFLSRKAENRNKLLADEYELEKLLVIADGSSRENGGAYIEAGDIENAAYSRELAEQQIDEGYRQNQIFIDVEDKKIGQVNALSILNTGYFTFGKPMRLTCSCTGGNGDIIDVQRESNLSGKIHNKAINTIKGYINNLIGGYVKLPVNFHISFEQLYGSIDGDSASVAEAVSIISSISKIGIRQNIAVTGSINQFGEVQPVGGINEKIEGFFNICNIIGNTKGKGVLIPESNIISLALKNEVEEEINRGNFHIYSMTTVEDAVEILMGEDNIRYEDVINSIRRECKKYYGKQEKRSRHS, encoded by the coding sequence ATGAAGAGAGAATTGAAGCCTGAGGAAATAATATATGATTTTGATATGAAGGATATAGATTTAGAAAGTAGGATAGATGACAATATAGAATATGGCGATGTGTACAGGAAAATAAAGATGGCATTTAACATAGACAGGGAAGGGTACAATTTATATATTGTTGATGATTTTTCAAAAGATAAACTTGAAGATATTGAGAATTTTATACGGGACAACATTGGAGATGGAAAAGTACAGGATATATGCTATGTAATTTATGACGATGTGAAAAATCCAAAAGCACTGTTTCTAAAATCTGGATACGGAAGAAAACTTGAGAACATGGTAAAAAAAATAAAGACACTGTATTTTAAAATCACATTTGAATTCTATAATGGGTCCAATAAAGAAAAAGAATTTATTGTAGAATCAATCAACAGCAAGAAAAGCAACTTGATAGATGGGCTGCTAAATGAGGCGAAAAAGAAAAATTTCACTTTGAAACCCACAGAAGACGGTTTTGTATTCATTCCACTTAAAGAAAACGGAAAGGTAATGAGTGAAGAGGAATATGCCCTTCTGGGTCTTGATGAAAAACAGGATATAATAAACAACGTTGGAATATTAAAAAATAGTTCCCAGGAAATATTGGATAATTTAAAGGATATGGAAATGACTGAAACTGAAAAAATAAAGTTGATTATGGACAATTATTACAATAAAATGACATCCAGTATTAAAAAGGAATATTCTGAAATATTTAAAGGGAATGAGTCTGTATTGAAATTTTTGGACAACATGTGCAGCAGTATAGAAAAAGATATAAGAAAGATATACTCCATAAACTATGAAGATGATGAAAAGAGTATAAAGAATATAATATTCAAGTATTCAGTAAATGTATTGGTGGACAACAGCGGCAGAGAAAAACCTCCTGTAATATATGAAGAAGATCCAAGTGTTACAAGTCTCATGGGAAATATTGAATATGAAAATAAAGATGGAAATTATGTTACTGATATAAGCCTTATAAGAGCAGGCTCAATTCTGAAAGCCAATGGAGGATGTCTCATACTTACAATGAGCAGCCTTTTAAATAATCAGAATTCTTATTATTACTTGAAAAAATCACTTCTTAGCGGTCAGGTAAAACTGGATTACAAAAAAGGGTATCTTGAGCTATTGTCCTTGAACGGATTAAATCCGCAGCCAATTGATATTGATGAAAAAGTAATAATTATAGGGGATTACAACACTTATAACTTTTTATACAATTATGATTCGGATTTCAAGAAGGTATTCAGGATAAGGGCCGAATATAATTCTATATTGGATATAGATGATAATATCAAAATGTCATTTCTGAAAAAAATTATACAGATGTGCAAAAATAAAAACCTCAAACCTGTTACGGATGAAGGACTTAGAGAAATTGCAAAGTTTTTATCGAGAAAAGCCGAAAATAGAAATAAATTGCTGGCAGATGAGTATGAGCTTGAAAAGCTGCTTGTAATTGCAGATGGGAGTTCAAGGGAAAACGGCGGTGCCTATATAGAAGCAGGGGATATAGAAAATGCTGCTTATTCAAGAGAATTGGCGGAACAGCAGATAGATGAGGGGTACAGGCAAAATCAGATATTTATAGATGTGGAGGACAAGAAGATAGGTCAGGTAAATGCACTTTCTATTTTGAATACAGGATATTTTACTTTTGGAAAGCCCATGAGACTTACCTGCTCCTGTACCGGCGGTAATGGAGACATAATCGATGTACAGAGGGAAAGCAACCTGTCCGGGAAAATACACAACAAAGCCATAAATACAATAAAGGGATATATAAACAACTTGATTGGGGGATATGTCAAACTGCCGGTTAATTTTCATATCAGTTTTGAACAGCTCTATGGGAGTATTGATGGTGACAGTGCATCTGTAGCGGAAGCGGTATCCATAATATCCTCCATATCAAAAATTGGAATAAGGCAGAATATAGCAGTTACAGGTTCAATCAACCAGTTCGGGGAAGTACAGCCAGTAGGGGGAATAAATGAAAAAATAGAGGGATTTTTTAATATATGCAATATAATTGGAAATACTAAAGGGAAAGGCGTGCTTATTCCAGAATCGA